In Brassica napus cultivar Da-Ae chromosome A3, Da-Ae, whole genome shotgun sequence, the sequence ataaaacactaaaacacAGAAAAGATGAAACTAAAAAAACGGGAAGAGCTGGTTAGGCGACACGTGTCGGCAAACGCCCCTATCTCCAGAGTGACGTGGCAGCAGGAGGTGAGAGAAAACTcagttttattattatagatagatagatagatatggCAAATAAGGCCATTAAATAATAGCTATGCGAGaacaaaatgaattaaaaaaaaaactaaaatacttagtcgatatttgattggccgggaaaagcaTTTTGGATCCTCTTTtagattaagaaaaaaaaaagtaaaatagaaTACGAACCACCTAAAGTCTTATAAACAAGCCCAATCATACAAAATAAACAACACTTGAAGAAAGTTGGGCTTATCTTTCACGTTTCAAGGATTAAAGTCAAAAGCTGCACGAGGCCATTAGAACAGATCAATACAAAACATTTAAAGAATCGAATCTTTATAAAGCTAAAGGCCCAATAATGTTAAATAGCTTAATTGTAGTAGAAAAGTGTTACTTCGATCCAAGCATCTAAGACTGAATCGTTTTCTTCCAATCTCTCTTCCTCGAAGACTCAAAATCAATGGCGAAAGACACATAACATTGAAtatctttttattaatatttgacTGAGTAATGAGTATTTACATGAATGAAACATTATGAAGAATCTGAGATTACATGCCACGGTGGGTGCATGGTGGATGCACGGTGGTGAACTGTGGGCATTAGACTTGCTCCGAGCGGTTAAAGAGTCAGATGGTGAAAAGTATGGCAATGAGGATGCTTATAGTGAATAGAACGAGTTGTATGAATACACTGAACTGAGCGTCTCGAACTTCATTTCACGTTTAATCGCAACAAGTCTTCCGTAGGCCATGGGAAATTATAACATAGTGTGTAACAGAAAAAGAAATGTAACAAACTTGACGAGTCAGGTCAATGATATGATTTGTTGATCAGTTAATCTTAAACCGACGGTTCAAATAACTTTTTGatgtataattaaaatttgacacATTTACTATaacttttataaatctataaataatttcatattttataattttcttacaattttttttgtcgacacCCATCTTCTAAGACCAAGTGGTAGAATCATGTCAATGATATGATTTGTTGATCAGTTAATCTTAAACCGCTGGTTCAGATAACTtcttgatatataattaaaacttgACAAGTAACTAAACtcttataaagttataaataatttcatattttgtaattatcttactttttttttttgtctacatCCATCTTCTAAGATCAAATGGTATGGTCTCTTTGGAATTCTCTTACTATTTAAACCAAATCTATTAACAATTAAGTTAATAAtccacaaaatattttaataagtataaaacaaataaattttatctaaaaatacatcatataatttaaattttgttcaaaataattataatttaaatttataaaatttaagaataaatagagaaattttacaataaaaatgaaatcctcTTACGATGTTTTCTTTCTCAGATTTTTTCAAATCCAacggaaagaaaataaaaggagAAAATCTTTGTGGTTTTGGTCCTTTTTTACTTAccaatttaaaacttagaaaaaatacaaagaaattaaattataaaaagtctacccaaaatttcaaacaaacaaaaacttcagttcaaaaatttaaatatagtaaaatataacaaacaatacgttaaaattaaatacataatataacttgagtTCGAACTTGATAAAACATTAGTCAAAAAACAACaataatttagttaaaatacataatataatataatctaaATACATACATCTATAATATGTAGAAAAAATCCTTCCAGATGTTACATAAGTACTTAGTTCTTATCTAAATACACCAATAATATATTGACTTCTCTTTATCTGCTTTGATTCACGAACCTTGGATTTGATATCACAACTCTCAACATACTCCACCTTGGCGTCAAACAGTTTCATTCAAACAGCTTCTTCTTTCATCTTAATCATCTCTTGTGGATTATCCTCTGATGTATACACCTTACAAGTCCATCAGACTTTCACAGCTTTAAGCTCTTTCAAGTCTACCTTGAGCGAAGCCAACCTTAGTCAGACTTTATAAATCAGTCATGACATGTACAAAAAACCCGCAGCTTGTTGCAAGACTTTCCAAACTCACAACTCCACTCTTCACTGTTACCGCAGATCCTGAAACTGGCCCACTCTAATCTGAAACTCACTGCCGAAAACTTGGAAATACTAACTTGTACCTCTATTCTTTCCAATATGACACACCACTTTGCACTCATTAACTAAGAAGACTATCGACACAACTCTTTGTTCAAACACATTGTTCAGAAACCGAGAGTTCCACCTATAGCTTGAAAACCGACTACAAGCAGCTTTTAACCCGTCTAAGACCCATTTATCAGATAATACTCCAGACCCAATCTTTACACAGCTTTCTAGACATTAAACCAGAGCTCACAATGTCTCCTTCTACTGTAAAACAACCCTGCAAAACTCACTTTGTATGCAGACTTTACCAAAACTCCTTGGCACCTACCACTTTAACCCTTGATCAAAACATTTTATTCAAgctcttcatttttattaccttcacacacacacacacatcagCTTCTCCTTATGCATGCTGTTTAAGTGGCCATCGCTTAGGCGCAGAGACTTTTAATAATAACTTGACAGTATCCATTTTTGCAACTGGTGAAAATGTCTCGTTATAGTCAAGACCTTCAGGCTGAATATGACCTTTAGCAATAAGCCTAGACTTGTAAGGCTCAAGTGTTCCATCTACATTAAACTTCAACGTGCAACCCCACTTACACCCCActgctttctttctttttggtaaaatcgTAACATCCCATGTGTTAGTAGATTCAGTAGCCCAGATCTCTCTATCACAAGCTTCAAACCATTCCTTGGATTTCTCAACTTCTGAGAATGAATGTAGAATGCATATTTTTGTGATGTTATTAATGTAAGCAAGATGAGATGGAGAGATTTTTTAGAATACTAACATGAGGAAGAAAAGGGAAAATCATGATCAGTTTGGAAAGAATAATTGTGATAGTATTGGAGATGTGCAGGAGAGGTTTCTTTGGTCAAGAAGTAAGAAGTAAAGATCAGGGTCGAACCTGAAAAATATTGGTCCagaagcaaaaaaatatttctggcctttttatttcataaaaacagtgaaaatattgaaaaaacgGTTGGGAAATTTGATCCCGGGTCCATTTCCGCACTGAGAATAAAGTTACGAGTAGAGCTACATGGTCTCTTTGTTTATTATTGGCTcctagaatatattttttttttcgggcCCCAAACACATGCTTGATGGACTTTTATTCAGACCCGGCCCTGGTAAAGATGGTGGGGGTGATGAAAAAGAGGTGATTGTGTAATTGGAAAAGATGTAATGGGATAACATGTAATAGGTGAAGATATATCTTAAAACTCAGAATCTGTTAGTGGGAAGATGTTTAGAGGACCTTCAGAAACTTTCTTCAACAAAGGAAACACGTTTTCATGGAACACAATGTTTCTTAAGATAAAACCATATTACTCTGTAGATCTATTAACTTGTATCCATATGGATAACCAAAAATAAACAAGTTCTTGCTGGAAGAAGAAACTTATGTCTTTACTTGGGAGATGAAGAGCCAAAAAAGAAGCGTCAAATTAGATTCGGAAGAAGACAAAAAGTTGGTATCAAAAATTGCAACACCAAAAATAAGATACGAAATAAGGGACGGAGTTTACTTCTTCGATTTGTACCATTAGCAACAAAAAATAGTCGAATTTGGAAGTCAAAAATACACCTCTTTTCAGGTTTTCTAGaacaaatgaaaaaagaaacaatgaaCAATTGCTTCTTCTGTAGTAAACTGGATAAAAACTGGCGCACATGTGTGAAATGAGttttttatactaatgtttgttcattaaatagttttaacatgcacgaagagttaacgtattagagtttattttcattatttttaagatttcatatgcacaaaaaaattaagttttgtggCTGATACAAATAACCAAAACCGAATAGACAacatcgattataaaatgacgaaAAAGATTAAGTTTTATGCTATCGTTTTGTTTATCATTGACTCTTCAGAAATTATCACCTAATATTaagatttcaataatttttcaatgcaaattttgaaattaacatatttatatatttttatatagtatataatttaacttaaatgatattaatatatatatatatatataatatgaatatttttcaatcaaaaaagtatataatatgaatatttactaatgaaacttcatattcatatgatttatgatcatttgtgtcttgtttgaacaaaaaaaagttaaatcactgatcacaaaatttttagTGTGagacttttattatttttaataatttatagtcggtttacaaaattcaaaatataacatataagaaaaaatctatttttttattatatgcttaatgtgattgtttatttttttaataataaaaaaaaatatacaaaaagagaaagaataCAAAAAtggttatcaaatatgtattattcataatcattatttatcatatatatgttaatcatattacataattccgtaacttttatttaaggaaaaaaatgaggatatttttttgtgcactactaatcaatttgatagttagtttaataaaaaaatataatttatatttctaaggactaatttatttttgtaatgattctaagaatcatcctagtgatgacacgtgcaTACGAAAACATATTGTAATGTTCAaagctatgtttttaaaatcggACCGAAAGCTGAACCGAAAAATATTTGGGTCATGGTTCAATATGGTTCAATCGGATTAAACCTTGTTCAATAATTTGgttcaatatattttaatactatataaattttaaaataatgttagtaaatatgataaataatttaaatataaataaatataaaatattatacatataaactatttttttgttttttttatgaatttttgatGGTTTCAATGGGTTTTATTATGTTCAATAGTTTTGTAATCCAATTGAGCTATATGACCGGTTTATGATCAAACCAATTATTAGAACCAACCCGGTTACATGACCAAATCATGGTCGAAGCTGATCCAACCATCGGATCGGTCTGGTTTTTAAAACACTGGCtccaaaattatatatagagGATGCCAGATAATTGTTAACTACTTGTTAATCCACCTAGGGTGGATTTCAATTCGAATTTTTGGGTCTCGGTAAAGTGGCTATACCTACTCACACAGTACTTAGTTGTCGGAAAGAAATTTTATGGACTCCGATTTAAACTGAAAAACCAGGCCAATAAAATCTATTTAAAGTATTCATAGGGCCCATTATTTGGATTAGGTTTTGTTTTAGGTTTCAAGCACATATAAAACCGTTTGAGCTATTTTCTGAAACATACCAAccacacaaacacaaaacatCTCAAGGTAAATATTACTCTTTCACCATTTTGCTTTTGTTTAATATGTTTTCCGCTCTCCCAGATCTATGATTATTAATCAATTTTAAGAttgttttgtatatatgttCGAGTGAGGAACTTTGAATCATgctttctatttgtttttgtgttttgtaaATTCGTAGATCAAAAGTCATATTTGTCTTTGAGTACTAtaagatttgaaaattttgtgccTTTGGTTTTGAATCATGCTTATTTCATCTTTGATTTTGCTTCTCTTTTGTTTAATATGTATTCCTTGATGTAGATTTGAGATGGAGTTTACAAGAGACGAAGCTTTTGATCGCGCCCTACTCAGAGACATTAAAGACAGGGTCTTTTATTTCTTGAAAAAAGCATATGGGATTGTGAATGATCCTTCAACAGATTCAATGATATCGTGGGGTCCCAATGGCAACAGTCTCATAGTGCATAGACCTCTTCCCCTAGAATATACCGAATCCTTTCTTTTCCACTCGGGAGCTCTAAGCATGGAGAGATTTGTAGCTTATGTaagtcttttttctttcttttcttattatcaaatattcaaataagCATAAAGTTTGttatagatttttgttgttgttgttattgttgtgtaGGGTTTTACGATGACTGTCTCTGGATCACAAGTGGaatatgcaaatgatgattttGTGAGAGGTCAACCCCAACGTTTAGAAAAGATATGCGACCCCTTTGTGGCAAGGGTGAAACAACATAGAGAGTTGCGGTTAAAACAAGATAATGGTGAGCATCCTATATTGGACTTTGATGCTGGTAGGGTTCTTATCCATGCATGGTCTTAATGAGTGTATTATGTTttgtcttttaaattttagatcgAAAGCGCCACTGGGAAGAGATCCGTAGTTATGGGATGGTAGTTGAAATCTtcaaacatatatattcagTGGTAGATGATCCTGCAACAAACTCATTCATCTCGTGGGGACCCAATGGCAAGAGTTTCATAGTGTTGGATCCTCAAAGATGTGCCTGTTATTGTTTCCCCTACAATTTACTTGAAGAATGTGTAAGTTTGTTTGTACGATTATTTTccatacaaaaatatgaatccAGTTTGATCGACGTTTActgtatttactttttttttttggtagggcTTTACAAAAACAGTGTCTGGATCACAAATGGAATTTGCAAGTGAAAATTTTGTGGCAGGCAAACCCGAGCTTATAAAGAAGATAAGTGAAAAGCATAAGCCAGCGATGATTGCATATACTAAGAAATTTAGGGAGTGGATGGAGGCTTTTAGTCGAAATCCTGCCATGGAGAAGAGGACTGATTACGTTTTGCAAGCAAGCTCTCCATGACTAATGAATATTAAGCAAAAACTGGGACTCGATTCTCAGCAGTGCCGTCCCATTTCTTATTCGAATCAAAAACTTACTCTATTCGAATCTGacatttaattttctttctagtttaataatgaataaaactaattataagTTAATCTTAAGACTATTTCATTCGGATCGTTATTTTTATAACTTATTATCCAAGAGTACGCAATGGGTGACAAATAACTAAACTCTATTCTATGCGATGATCTttacaaaattgttttcttataaaaataagTAAAGACAGATCAGTAAAAATCATATGATCTCCGTTCTCATTCTATTGGACTATAAACTTTAATCATTCCATTTTCTTTTGCTCTTGGTTAATAGTAGTAAAGACGTGTCTCTGTGTTCAACTTTTAAAGTGGCTTTTCAATGTGCTGGGTTGCAATATTTCTAAAATTCCAAACGAAAATCATAAGCTTCTCATTAGTTTCTTTGAATTGTTATATGATTTCCGGACTTCaagatattttatattctaaggGCACAAAATAGAATTTTGGATTCATTAActaagtttgagtaatagaatagtctttcgttgtaaaaaaaaaaatatacttccaaatttaaaataaatgcaACAAAAAATAATCTGATTTTAATCTAATTAGAACAATAAATAGTTGtggttcattttaaaaaaatatataccacatAATATACTCAAACAAGGAATAAGTGAATGAATAATgattcttataataaaaaaaaagaatagaccTAATTAATTCAGCTACATATTATTACCTAgaataaacttttatttatttttatgtatataataaatacAAGAGATTTGAAATCACtgaaaagttaaaaatatatatactaaaattattatgatttaattttcataaatattatagAGACATgcataaacttattaaaaaacTTACCAATTGTGTTCATTGAACCGACAtacttttctatttgtttcctgaaataacatattaactagattttgacccgcgctttgaaagcgcgggtttatttttgtttttttttttcaattgacaaatatttagtaaatgtcacattttcatatatttgtgttttattttataaaagacttaaaaattttattttatttatcgtatttcattttaaatgattatttatgttaaaaaaattaaactttatttttttaatgaattaagttggtataactctgataaattaattttattatggggttaatattttaattaaaaaattatatacttttaataaagatttatacttttcaataaaaaaagcaattatttttatgaatgcgtaaattatattaagaaaagaaaaaaataataattaagaatagttgaaaaaaaattatttgaacttggactcaatggcccaaaaaaaaaaagtgagaattgaatctgattttttaataagcccaaatggcccaagagagatttgatttgggctggatccaaaaataatgacccaatatagatttgttattaatattacttaattgcccttaatgaaacatgcaatgttagtgaaggaaacatgcccctaaggtaattatgacaatagaatcctgctttaatagtatagatttacaGTACATACActtttatgaatatatattatgaatccagaaaaataaatcaaa encodes:
- the LOC106444703 gene encoding heat stress transcription factor C-1 isoform X2 — its product is MEFTRDEAFDRALLRDIKDRVFYFLKKAYGIVNDPSTDSMISWGPNGNSLIVHRPLPLEYTESFLFHSGALSMERFVAYGFTMTVSGSQVEYANDDFVRGQPQRLEKICDPFVARVKQHRELRLKQDNDRKRHWEEIRSYGMVVEIFKHIYSVVDDPATNSFISWGPNGKSFIVLDPQRCACYCFPYNLLEECGFTKTVSGSQMEFASENFVAGKPELIKKISEKHKPAMIAYTKKFREWMEAFSRNPAMEKRTDYVLQASSP
- the LOC106444703 gene encoding uncharacterized protein LOC106444703 isoform X1, giving the protein MFEFEMEFTRDEAFDRALLRDIKDRVFYFLKKAYGIVNDPSTDSMISWGPNGNSLIVHRPLPLEYTESFLFHSGALSMERFVAYGFTMTVSGSQVEYANDDFVRGQPQRLEKICDPFVARVKQHRELRLKQDNDRKRHWEEIRSYGMVVEIFKHIYSVVDDPATNSFISWGPNGKSFIVLDPQRCACYCFPYNLLEECGFTKTVSGSQMEFASENFVAGKPELIKKISEKHKPAMIAYTKKFREWMEAFSRNPAMEKRTDYVLQASSP